In a single window of the Deinococcus yavapaiensis KR-236 genome:
- a CDS encoding MIP/aquaporin family protein, with translation MTSKPSRSLERSTDPSRVARRVAAEVVGTFALTFASLGASVLARSGLLPEAAAFSIVPALTVLAVIYALSDVSGAHINPAVTLAFAARGSFPWRRVPMYWAAQLLGAALAAGVVQAVAFLPRGHERVPWAGAFGLDVACTAFLVLVVLATAKRKATVGPETGLVVGAVVALNHFTTNAVSEVTMNPARIVGPALLEARLGEAAPHVLGAFVGALLGVALTWTLRGPRNDDEEKAARGDAEGV, from the coding sequence ATGACGTCCAAGCCCTCTCGAAGTCTCGAGCGTTCCACGGATCCTTCCCGCGTCGCTCGCCGCGTTGCCGCGGAAGTCGTCGGAACGTTCGCGCTCACCTTCGCGAGCCTCGGGGCGAGCGTACTCGCGCGGTCCGGCTTGCTGCCCGAAGCGGCGGCCTTCTCAATCGTTCCTGCCTTGACGGTCCTCGCCGTGATCTACGCCTTGAGCGACGTGTCGGGCGCGCACATCAACCCGGCCGTGACGCTGGCGTTCGCGGCGCGCGGCTCGTTTCCTTGGCGGCGCGTGCCGATGTACTGGGCGGCCCAACTGCTCGGAGCGGCGCTCGCGGCGGGCGTGGTACAGGCCGTGGCGTTCTTGCCCAGAGGGCACGAGCGGGTGCCGTGGGCCGGGGCGTTTGGGCTGGACGTGGCGTGTACGGCGTTCCTCGTGCTGGTGGTGCTGGCGACGGCGAAACGCAAGGCGACGGTCGGACCGGAGACGGGCTTGGTGGTAGGCGCCGTGGTGGCGCTGAACCACTTCACGACGAACGCCGTCTCGGAAGTCACGATGAATCCCGCGCGCATCGTCGGGCCGGCCCTGCTCGAAGCGCGGCTCGGAGAGGCGGCGCCGCACGTCCTCGGCGCGTTCGTGGGTGCGCTTCTCGGGGTGGCCTTGACATGGACGCTGCGCGGCCCTCGCAACGACGACGAGGAGAAGGCGGCGCGCGGCGACGCAGAGGGGGTCTGA
- a CDS encoding ArsR/SmtB family transcription factor — translation MTRESSPSVWQRLEDPDAARVLVDPDARAFFTPFVWRERRVGDVAEELGVTVNAVLYRVRQFLRLGLLEVTRIEPRAGRAIRYYRSTSRGYFVPFSSTTAETVPELYEETLEGARRAVMRALTRTWSSLADDPRWFGLYTYGDEKGLQSHVVLPVPPDDPKRSPETFIAWLLSDEAPAVWDNTVPIRLAREDAKAFQRDLAALKHKYDERRLSEGGEEYLLRLTFTPT, via the coding sequence ATGACACGTGAATCGTCACCTAGCGTTTGGCAGCGTCTGGAAGATCCGGACGCCGCCCGGGTCCTCGTCGATCCGGACGCTCGGGCGTTCTTCACACCTTTCGTGTGGCGCGAGCGGCGCGTCGGGGACGTCGCCGAGGAACTCGGCGTGACCGTGAACGCCGTCTTGTACCGCGTGCGGCAGTTCCTGCGTCTCGGCTTGCTGGAAGTCACGCGGATCGAACCGAGGGCGGGACGCGCGATTCGCTACTACCGCTCGACGTCCAGGGGGTACTTCGTGCCCTTCTCCTCGACCACCGCCGAGACCGTTCCCGAGTTGTACGAAGAGACTTTGGAAGGAGCGCGCCGCGCCGTCATGCGCGCGCTCACCCGCACGTGGAGCAGTCTCGCCGACGATCCGCGCTGGTTCGGGTTGTACACGTACGGCGACGAGAAAGGCCTGCAGTCTCACGTCGTCCTGCCCGTGCCGCCCGACGACCCGAAGAGGAGCCCCGAGACGTTCATAGCGTGGTTGCTCAGCGACGAGGCGCCCGCCGTGTGGGACAACACCGTTCCGATCCGCCTCGCACGAGAAGACGCCAAGGCCTTTCAGCGGGACCTCGCGGCTTTGAAGCACAAGTACGACGAGCGGCGCTTGAGCGAGGGCGGCGAGGAGTACCTCTTGCGCCTGACCTTCACGCCCACGTGA
- a CDS encoding class I SAM-dependent methyltransferase: MDGNLSGGDTAFAGSIPEVYERFMGPMIFEPYAGHLAARVDDLKPRRVLEVAAGTGILTRALARRLARDVALVATDLNEAMLKEAARIGTPRPVEWRQADALHLPFPDASFDVVACQFGVMFFPDKVQAFSQAWRVLRPGGHFVFNTWDRLERNAFASGVTRALEDLFPDAPPRFMARVPHGYHDPDRIAEDLRHAGFTKTPHLALRQEVSHADSPRMPAVAFCQGTPLRHELEPRGVALVDITDVVTEALAREFGNGSIRGEMNAFVVHVEK, translated from the coding sequence ATGGACGGCAATCTTTCGGGCGGCGATACGGCCTTCGCGGGCTCCATTCCAGAGGTGTACGAGCGATTCATGGGGCCGATGATCTTCGAGCCGTACGCGGGCCATCTCGCGGCGCGCGTGGACGATCTCAAGCCGCGCCGCGTTCTCGAGGTCGCGGCGGGCACGGGCATCCTCACGCGGGCGCTCGCGCGCCGATTGGCCCGGGACGTGGCGCTCGTGGCGACCGACTTGAACGAGGCGATGTTGAAGGAGGCGGCGCGAATCGGCACGCCGAGGCCCGTCGAGTGGCGGCAAGCCGACGCGCTGCACCTGCCGTTTCCCGACGCGTCGTTCGACGTGGTGGCGTGTCAGTTCGGCGTGATGTTCTTTCCCGACAAGGTGCAGGCGTTCTCGCAAGCGTGGCGCGTCCTGCGGCCGGGCGGGCACTTCGTCTTCAACACTTGGGACCGCTTGGAGCGCAACGCGTTCGCGAGCGGCGTGACGCGCGCCCTCGAAGACCTGTTTCCGGACGCGCCGCCACGATTCATGGCGCGCGTTCCGCACGGCTACCACGATCCCGACCGAATCGCGGAGGATCTGCGGCACGCGGGATTCACGAAGACGCCGCACCTCGCGCTTCGTCAGGAGGTTAGCCACGCCGACTCGCCGCGGATGCCCGCCGTCGCCTTCTGCCAAGGCACGCCCCTGCGGCACGAACTCGAACCCCGTGGCGTCGCCCTCGTGGATATCACCGACGTCGTCACCGAGGCGCTCGCTCGTGAGTTCGGGAACGGCTCCATTCGAGGTGAGATGAACGCGTTCGTCGTTCACGTCGAGAAGTGA